A section of the Anopheles stephensi strain Indian chromosome Y unlocalized genomic scaffold, UCI_ANSTEP_V1.0 chrY24, whole genome shotgun sequence genome encodes:
- the LOC118515176 gene encoding uncharacterized protein LOC118515176 isoform X2 — MATDDDVRLILIRSDELMMEQPAVSETINGGTYAKHKNPERMLQSVERLTQELVSQLEERHVRTNPEECSSIVTGVQFKIGEKVTTGPGGTVALALNDRLHGDPRVGLIVDDEGNRESEEPPSILYQMSMPFVQHIPVVLNSIDCISLAPLEDRTTPVVTTTRTTTMTTVVTATATATTTTTVATSRVIKPVRVVSNPGSPRTRKLQRESSINKEADESKVKPIKIQDVKSVKKEQQTKIAKPVVETVTKVSRVRQPVLPKGGAIITGRTPAKPSIGSPIHRPVAKPLATKPYAQRSATKKLQRDATRQQAEAQTTSGASGSRRMVNRCRKSHYRRVRKLTHHRVVFHR, encoded by the exons ATGGCAACAGATGACGACGTTAGGCTGATACTGATCAGGTCTGACGAGCTGATGATGGAGCAACCGGCCGTGAGCGAGACTATCAATGGGGGTACGTacgcgaaacacaaaaaccccgaacgaatGCTTCAGTCGGTCGAACGGCTTACGCAGGAGCTGGTGTCCCAGTTGGAAGAACGGCACGTGCGTACTAACCCGGAGGAATGCAGTTCGATCGTTACCGGCGTACAGTTCAAGATAGGCGAAAAGGTAACAACGGGGCCGGGTGGAACGGTTGCCTTGGCGCTGAACGATCGTCTGCACGGTGATCCGCGGGTGGGATTGAT TGTGGACGATGAAGGCAATCGGGAGAGCGAAGAACCACCATCCATTCTGTATCAAATGTCGATGCCGTTTGTGCAGCACATCCCGGTCGTGCTTAATTCAATCGATTGCATCTCGCTTGCGCCTTTAGAAGACCGGACGACGCCGGTGGTGACGACCACGAGAACCACGACAATGACTACGGTGGTGACGGCAACGGCgacggcaacgacgacgacgacggtggcgacGAGTCGGGTAATCAAGCCTGTGCGCGTCGTATCCAATCCCGGCTCACCGAGGACGCGAAAGTTACAGCGTGAATCTTCCATCaacaaagaggcggatgagtccAAG gttaaacccataaaaatccaagatgtgaaaagtgtgaagaaagagcaacagaCCAAAATCGCCAAACCGGTAGTGGAAACCGTTACGAAGGTTTCCCGCGTTCGGCAACCAGTATTGCCAAAGGGTGGCGCCATTATTACCGGCAGAACACCggcaaaaccttccatcggcagtcccatccatcgtccggttgcgaaaccactcgccacaaaaccgtacgctcaacgttcggcgacgaaaaagcttcaacgtgacgccacccggcagcaagcagaagctCAAACCACCAGCGGTGCCAGTGGCAGCCGCCGGATGGTAAACCGATGTCGAAAATCCCACTACCGAAGGGTGAGAAAACTAACACACCACCGAGTCGTATTCCACCGCTGA
- the LOC118515176 gene encoding uncharacterized protein LOC118515176 isoform X1 has translation MATDDDVRLILIRSDELMMEQPAVSETIDGGTYAKHKNPERMLQSVERLTQELVSQLEERHVRTNPEECSSIVTGIQFKIGEKVTTGPGGTVALALNDRLHGDPRVGLIVDDEGNRESEEPPSILYQMSMPFVQHIPVVLNSIDCISLAPLEDRTTPVVTTTRTTTMTTVVTATATATTTTTVATSRVIKPVRVVSNPGSPRTRKLQRESSINKEADESKVKPIKIQDVKSVKKEQQTKIAKPVVETVTKVSRVRQPVLPKGGAIITGRTPAKPSIGSPIHRPVAKPLATKPYAQRSATKKLQRDATRQQAEAQTTSGASGSRRMVNRCRKSHYRRVRKLTHHRVVFHR, from the exons ATGGCAACAGATGACGACGTTAGGCTGATACTGATCAGGTCTGACGAGCTGATGATGGAGCAACCGGCCGTGAGCGAGACTATCGATGGGGGTACGTacgcgaaacacaaaaaccccgaacgaatGCTTCAGTCGGTCGAACGGCTTACGCAGGAGCTGGTGTCCCAGTTGGAAGAACGGCACGTGCGTACTAACCCGGAGGAATGCAGTTCGATCGTTACCGGCATACAGTTCAAGATAGGCGAAAAGGTAACAACGGGGCCGGGTGGAACGGTTGCCTTGGCGCTGAACGATCGTCTGCACGGTGATCCGCGGGTGGGATTGATTGTGGACGATGAAGGCAATCGGGAGAGCGAAGAACCACCATCCATTCTGTATCAAATGTCGATGCCGTTTGTGCAGCACATCCCGGTCGTGCTTAATTCAATCGATTGCATCTCGCTTGCGCCTTTAGAAGACCGGACGACGCCGGTGGTGACGACCACGAGAACCACGACAATGACTACGGTGGTGACGGCAACGGCgacggcaacgacgacgacgacggtggcgacGAGTCGGGTAATCAAGCCTGTGCGCGTCGTATCCAATCCCGGCTCACCGAGGACGCGAAAGTTACAGCGTGAATCTTCCATCaacaaagaggcggatgagtccAAG gttaaacccataaaaatccaagatgtgaaaagtgtgaagaaagagcaacagaCCAAAATCGCCAAACCGGTAGTGGAAACCGTTACGAAGGTTTCCCGCGTTCGGCAACCAGTATTGCCAAAGGGTGGCGCCATTATTACCGGCAGAACACCggcaaaaccttccatcggcagtcccatccatcgtccggttgcgaaaccactcgccacaaaaccgtacgctcaacgttcggcgacgaaaaagcttcaacgtgacgccacccggcagcaagcagaagctCAAACCACCAGCGGTGCCAGTGGCAGCCGCCGGATGGTAAACCGATGTCGAAAATCCCACTACCGAAGGGTGAGAAAACTAACACACCACCGAGTCGTATTCCACCGCTGA
- the LOC118515177 gene encoding uncharacterized protein LOC118515177: MATDDDVRLILIRSDELMMEQPAVSETINGGTYAKHKNPERMLQSVERLTQELVSQLEERHVRTNPEECSSIVTGVQFKIGEKVTTGPGGTVALALNDRLHGDPRVGLIVDDEGNRESEEPPSILYQMSMPFVQHIPVVLNSIDCISLAP, from the exons ATGGCAACAGATGACGACGTTAGGCTGATACTGATCAGGTCTGACGAGCTGATGATGGAGCAACCGGCCGTGAGCGAGACTATCAATGGGGGTACGTacgcgaaacacaaaaaccccgaacgaatGCTTCAGTCGGTCGAACGGCTTACGCAGGAGCTGGTGTCCCAGTTGGAAGAACGGCACGTGCGTACTAACCCGGAGGAATGCAGTTCGATCGTTACCGGCGTACAGTTCAAGATAGGCGAAAAGGTAACAACGGGGCCGGGTGGAACGGTTGCCTTGGCGCTGAACGATCGTCTGCACGGTGATCCGCGGGTGGGATTGAT TGTGGACGATGAAGGCAATCGGGAGAGCGAAGAACCACCATCCATTCTGTATCAAATGTCGATGCCGTTTGTGCAGCACATCCCGGTCGTGCTTAATTCAATCGATTGCATCTCGCTTGCGCCTTAA